The Antarcticibacterium flavum genome contains the following window.
GTTAATTTAAAAGGCATTTTCCACATCATCAAAATAATTCACTAAAAGTGCGACTACATAGCTGTAGCTTTTCATTCCATCCTGCTGGTTATTTGCTTTTAAGAAGCTGTTATAACTATAGAGGAATAAAGGTTCAAATGGATTTTGATGCCTCGCCCAAAATTCCCGGACCTCCCGGTAATTTTCCATTATACCAAAATTTATTCCTTTAACAAGTTCCTCGGCCTGGGGCCTATCCCTTATATATAGTTCATTTAAACAATAACGAAGGGCAAAGGTGAGCCCGGAGTATCTAAAATAGGGATCCGGATGATTCATAGTTGCCAGGCAGGCGATGAAATTTGCTTCATTTTCCTTGGCAAATCCCAGTTGATGACCTATTTCGTGGCTAGCCGTGGTAGGGATCTTGTAGCGTACAATATTAGTGTTCACCTGTGCTTCATTGGTCAAAGGATTCAAATATCCATTGAATCCCATATAGGTAAGGGGAATACTATAAAGGGAACGCTTCAGGCTTTTCCCATCATAGGTTAGTTTGGGATATTCCTCCTTTAAATAATCAAAACCTTCTACCGTAGTTCTCAGGAGATCTCCCTTTTTGAATCTGTAAGGTACTTTTAAGCTATCATTCCCGGTGAGTTCCAGTTGCACTTCGTTAGACCTTTCTATGAGGGTTCTGGTGAGTTTGACCAGCTCCTCGGTATTATAATCATTTTTGATCTTTAGGGTTTTATGGAGTGGTAGGCGGTAATAATTAAGGCCCCAGAATAAATGAAAACAACCATATACAATAGATGCAAAGGCAAATACCTGCAGTACCCATTTTTTTGGATTTCTGAACTTCGTATTTATCCTAATGGCGATCCACCTGATTATGGAGATGATAAAGAATGCATATAACAGGTCACCCAGGGAAAACGGAAGAAACCCCAGGGGATATCTCATAAACTGGGAAATATAGGGATATAGACCGGTACTGTACCAGGTCTCTACAAACTGGGGATATCCTGCAATGATCTTCACTGCAATGTATTGAAGGGGCAACAAAATGGCCAGAATGAGTCCCGTGTATCTTTTCACAAGCTAAAATTACAAACTAATAAAGGACCCGCAAATTTTCATGCTTTGTTAATTACCAATATCTTTGTGAAGGTACCAATAAAAAAGGTTTCACAAATTTTCTTTTTAGCTGAAAAGTTACAGGAAGGAGATAATTATTAGATACCTGTTAATTTCCTTTGAATCAAGGATAACTTATCCGGGTATTTGCTGAAGCCTATCAGGTATTTTAAACAAACTAACAAAAATTAATATCTATGAATGATGAAATAAGGGCCCTTGAGCCGCGTGAACTCTGGAATAAATTTGCAGATCTTAATGAAGTTCCAAGACCATCGAAAAAAGAGGAAAGGGTCATTGAATTCATTAAGAAATTTGGCAATGGATTGAAACTGGAAACAGAGGTAGATAAGGTGGGGAATGTCGTTATTCGTAAACCTGCTACTCCTGGAATGGAAAATAAAAAACCGGTGATCCTGCAGTCGCACCTGGATATGGTACATCAAAAGAATAACGATACTTCTTTCAATTTTGAGCAGCAGGGAATTGATATGTATGTTGATGGGGATTGGGTTCGTGCTAAAGGTACGACCCTGGGGGCCGATAATGGTCTTGGAGTGGCCACTATGATGGCGATCCTTGAAAGCAAGAATATTGACCATCCCGCCCTGGAAGCACTTTTCACAATTGATGAAGAAACCGGGATGACCGGTGCCAAAGGGCTGGAGCCGGGAATGCTTAAGGGGGAGATCCTGCTTAACCTGGATACTGAGGAAGATGATGAGATTGGAATTGGTTGTGCCGGGGGGTGGATATTACTGCCTCTGGAACTTACCAGGAAGAAGAGGTCCTAGCCGGGGTAGCAGCATTTAGTATCACAGTGAGAGGGCTTACAGGCGGACATTCTGGAATGGACATTATCAAAGGACTGGGGAACGCCAATAAACTAATGAACCGGCTGCTTTACAGGGCATCTGAGGAGCTTGAACTTAGAGTGGCAGAAATTAACGGGGGGGGACTTCGAAATGCCATCCCTCGTGAAAGCGAAGCTGTTGTTGTAATAGATGAGATGCAGGTTAAAGTCTTTAAAGCGGAAATGGACAAGGCTGTTGAGGCTATCAAAACCGAATTTTCCACTTTGGAAACTAAACTTTCAATTTCTATTGAAGAA
Protein-coding sequences here:
- a CDS encoding DUF3810 domain-containing protein is translated as MKRYTGLILAILLPLQYIAVKIIAGYPQFVETWYSTGLYPYISQFMRYPLGFLPFSLGDLLYAFFIISIIRWIAIRINTKFRNPKKWVLQVFAFASIVYGCFHLFWGLNYYRLPLHKTLKIKNDYNTEELVKLTRTLIERSNEVQLELTGNDSLKVPYRFKKGDLLRTTVEGFDYLKEEYPKLTYDGKSLKRSLYSIPLTYMGFNGYLNPLTNEAQVNTNIVRYKIPTTASHEIGHQLGFAKENEANFIACLATMNHPDPYFRYSGLTFALRYCLNELYIRDRPQAEELVKGINFGIMENYREVREFWARHQNPFEPLFLYSYNSFLKANNQQDGMKSYSYVVALLVNYFDDVENAF